The genomic stretch AATTGGAATTTTTGTTTCTCATGATTACAATTTAAAAAATTTGGCTAATAAACTTTATAGAATAGAAGATGGAATGTTATTTTTAATGGAAGGTGAATATGTTTAAATTGGCTTTTTATAATATTTTTAGAGATTTGAGGCGTACAATTATATTGTCTCTACTTTTAACAAGCTCTGTGGTATTTTTGTTGGTTTTTGTTGGATATATGAACTTTAGCAGAGAAGGTATGGAAAAAAATTTTGTAAGTTCAACTGGTCATATTCAAATTGCGAAAGAAAATTATTTTAATCCTAAATTTAGTAGTCTTAAGAGTGAATTATTACTTGAAGAAAAAGACATTAATTTCATACGGGATGAAATAGTTAGTTATGATGAACTTCAATCCACTAATTTAATAGTTAATTTTGATGGGCTTCTTGGAAATTCTTCAACAAGTAACCCGGTTTTTGCATTTGCCTATGAAGACCCAGATATGATTACAAGTAGTCTATCTTTGTTAGAAGGTGAACCTATTTTTCATGATTCTAATGCAGGTGAGTTTTTGCTTGGTAGTAATTTAGCTGCTTCATTTGGTATAGAAAAAATAACGGAAACCAATTCTGATCTTACATTAATGACAAATTTGCTCGGGAGAGGTTTAAATTTCCAAAATATTAAAGTTGCTGGAATTATAAAATTTCCATTTTCAACAGCAGATAATATTTTTGCAATTACCACTATTAAGACTTTAAAAGACTTATTTTCATTTGAGGGTGGAGCACATGTGATTCAAGTGTTTTTAAAGGATAGTTCTGGTTTAAAGACATTTAAAAAGAAGTTAGATAATCTTAAAAAAGATAAGGGGATTGCCTTTGATTATAATGACTGGTTCGAAATTAATCCCTACTTTAAATCTGTTTTAGGAATGACTAGAACAACTTTTATGTTTATATTGTTCTTAGTCTCTCTTCTTATATTTATTGCATTTTTCCAAATAATGACAGCATTGAGTATTGAACGTACTAGAGAGCTTGGCACATTAAGAGCAATTGGTTTAACCAGATTGGAACTTTTTTACTCTTTATTTTTAGAAATTATCATTATTTATATTATAAATATTATTATAGGGATTGCATTGGCTTATTTGGCTAAACTTTTTATTCAGTTTCAAAAAATTAGTTTTACTCCTCCAGGTTATTCAGAAACATATTATATCAATATATTTTATTATGCTAGTGATATAATGTATGTTTCAATTTTCATGCTAGTTATTGCTGTTCTTTCTTCTGTTTTTCCGTTTGTAAAAGCATGTAAGAAATCAGTAGTAGAGGTGATGAACGATGCTTAAAATTTTTGTAATTATTCTTAATTTTTGTTTTTTAAATTTATTATATTCTGAGAATGGAAAAAATTTGATAAAAGAATTTGAAAGTCTATATTATCCTAAATTAGAAAGTGGGATTTATGCTTTCAAGATGAATTTTGAAATTAATTTAAAAGATAATTTAGAAGAAAGCGTAGGGCTAAGAGTTGTTAATATTGACAATAAAGATACACGTTTAATTTATATGTCAGGATCAAAAACAGATTTTGCCTTTTTATCTATTAGGAATAAAGGGCATTTTATGTTAGGAAGACAAGCTAAGATTCCAATTAAGGTAAGCGCATCCTATAAGGTTAAGGGTTCGTCTGAACTTAAAGATATTTTGGGCTTAAATTTTAATGCGGATTTTGTTTTATTAAAATCCGAAGGTAATAAGTTTGAATTTCAATCAAAAGAAAAATCAATCTATCCATTTGTAGATTTATTAAAAATTAATAAAGATGATTTTAAAACTTTACACAAAGATAAGGAATTAAGAGTTCTAAAAGAAGTAATTTACAAAAAAGGAAATATTAAAGGAATAGATACTTTTGTTTATTTTGAGATTGAAGATAAAGCTTTTAACGATTCTAGTACAAAAATTTATGTAAAAGATATTATTAGTACTAATCTAAATAATTCTATTTTTAGTTTAAAAGGGTTTAATAGAATATTTGATTTATATTCAAGATATATAAATTGAAATCATATGTGAGATAATTGATATTGGGATTTTTTAAAAAAATTTGCTTAATTCTTTTTTTGACTTTACCTAGCTTTTTGTTTTCGGAATCCTCTTTGTTTTTTAAGGAGCATTTAGGATTGAAAACAAAAATTTCTTTATTGTTGTCCGATGAAGATAAAAAAGATTTTTTTGGTACAGGGGCTTTGCAATTTTCTAATTTAGCTTATTTGGGATTTTTATTAAACTATAAGATGTTGGAATTTGGAGTTGCTCCTTCTTTTATTGTACAAAATGATGATCAATATTTAAGCTTCAATAAATTATTCTTTAATTTAAGCTTTAATGATTTTATTTTTAAATTAGGTAGACAAAATTATTATTTGGGAAATGGATTAATTGAAAATATTGTTTTAAAAAGAACCACAATAGAACCAGAGTGGTTTTTTGAGTTCTATTATTTTATTTCCAATTATTCTGTTTCTTTGGGTTCTATGTTAGATAAAAAAAGCCTAGATAAATTTTTATCGCCTGAATATTTATCTCCTTGGCTTTATTTTCAAGCATCTTTTGATGAAGTAGATTTGCTTACAATGGTTGAATTTCCATTTAATATTGAAAATAAAACTTTTGATATCACTGTTATTTTTGATTTTTTATTTGAAATTTATAGTGGAGTATTTTTTTATTCTACTTTAAGACAAGACTTACTTTGGCCTAAAAATTATAAATTAGATTATGATGATAATAGATTTTTGCTTGGTCTTAGATATTATATTAGCTTTGAGAATGACGTATTTAATGATTTCTCAATAGTATTTGAAAGTTATTCGAAAAATAATAATTATTTTTTGGGATCTGGGATTAAACTAACATGGATTAGTGAATTATTACAAACAACGTTTTCCTTAAAAAGCAATTTAAATACTCATTCTTTGCAATTCTATTTTGAAAATAATTTCTTGATTCTTAAAGAATGTTATTTAAAAGTGATAAATGTATTAGAGTTTAATAAAAAGATAAATCTTAAAGATACTCCTTTTTATAATATTTTTAGTATTGAATTAAAAATTGAATTGTAAAATTTTCTGTTTGGTATATTATATTTTTATATTGTATTAAGGATAAATATGTTATGGGGGGAGGGGAGATCATAGTTTAGGGAATAAAGCATAGGGCAAAAGATGGATAGTATTTAAAAATTAA from Borrelia sp. A-FGy1 encodes the following:
- a CDS encoding FtsX-like permease family protein is translated as MFKLAFYNIFRDLRRTIILSLLLTSSVVFLLVFVGYMNFSREGMEKNFVSSTGHIQIAKENYFNPKFSSLKSELLLEEKDINFIRDEIVSYDELQSTNLIVNFDGLLGNSSTSNPVFAFAYEDPDMITSSLSLLEGEPIFHDSNAGEFLLGSNLAASFGIEKITETNSDLTLMTNLLGRGLNFQNIKVAGIIKFPFSTADNIFAITTIKTLKDLFSFEGGAHVIQVFLKDSSGLKTFKKKLDNLKKDKGIAFDYNDWFEINPYFKSVLGMTRTTFMFILFLVSLLIFIAFFQIMTALSIERTRELGTLRAIGLTRLELFYSLFLEIIIIYIINIIIGIALAYLAKLFIQFQKISFTPPGYSETYYINIFYYASDIMYVSIFMLVIAVLSSVFPFVKACKKSVVEVMNDA